TAAATATGACGTCCTCAGTTATCCAACCAGTCATCGGGTATGCTGCTGACCGCAAGCCTCGTCCTATATTATTACCACTAGGCATGTGCAGCACATTTTTAGGCGTACTTTTATTGGCTTTTGCCAACAACTATATCCTTGTATTGTTTTCCGTCATGCTAATCGGCTTTGGATCAGCTACTTTTCATCCGGAAGGCATGCGTGTAGCTCATATGGCTGCCGGGCAGCGGAAAGGCCTTTCGCAATCCATTTTTCAAGTCGGCGGTAATGCTGGGCAATCTTTAGGTCCAATGCTCACGAAATGGATATTCATCCCCTTTGGGCAGATTGGGGCACTTGGTTTCACTATCGTCGCAGCTGCCGGTATCGTCGTCCAGACTTACGTTGCTCGCTGGTATCGGGAGATGCTGGATGCGGGATATACATTTCATAAGAAATCAACAGCTCGTGCAATCGATCCTGCCCGCCGCAAAAGTATTCGAACAGCAACAATTATCCTTGTCTTCCTAGTCTTTGTAAGGTCATGGTACGGCGCTTCTATCGGCAGTTACTACGCTTTCTATTTAATGGACAAATACCAAATGACACTTGATAAAGCCCAAATCTACATTTTCATGTATTTAGCGGCTGGTGCCATTGGTACATTCTTTGGAGGCCCCTTGGCGGACCGCTTCGGACGGCGTAATCTCATTCTTCTCTCTATGGTCGGAACAGTACCCTTCGCGCTGGCTCTCCCCTTTGTGAACCAAATGTGGGCCGCTATACTCCTACTGATTGGCGGTTTCATCCTTTTGTCCAGCTTCTCTGTTACTGTAATCTATGCTCAGATGCTTTATCCAGGGAATATCGGAACAGTCTCAGGGTTAATCACCGGTCTTGCTTTTGGTCTCGGGGGAATTGGCTCCTTGGTACTCGGCAATCTGATTGACAGCATTGGGATTTCAAAAGTGTTTATAGCTTGTGGCTTCCTGCCTCTTCTCGGTTTCCTCGCTCTCCTGCTTCCTAGAGATGAGAAACTAGAAGAATGGGCCGCTCAATAAACATCAATAACATCATAGAATCAATAATTACTTAGCGCTTTACTCATCACTGTAGAAAATAGAGCGGCAGCCTTCCCGCTGCCCTCTGTCATATAATTATCCTTATTTGTACGATCAAACCCCATCCACACTGCAGCTGTCCATTCCGAAGTATAACCAACAAACCATAGATCCCGATTTGCTTTCTTGCTCACACCTGGCAGGTCCAATTGAGTTGTTCCGGTTTTCCCTGCTACGGGTCTGTTCATTTGTGCCTTTTTGCCGGTTCCTTCATTGACAACACTACGCAGCATATTCGTCATTGCATCTGCTGTTCGTTGCGATATTACCTGACGTGATACAGTGGGATGTGTATATACGACTTTCCCTCCTGCATTAGTTATCGAGCGCACCATATGAGCCTCATTGAATTTACCTCCATTAGCAAAGACACCGTAGGCCTGTGTCATTTTAAGTGGAGATACCCCTTTATGAAGCCCTCCTAAAGCTATTGATAAATGGTTGTCCTCTTCCGTCAGTACTATTCCTAATTTCGCGGCAAATTGCCGTGCAGAAGAGATTCCAACCTGCTTCAAAAGCCAAACGGCTGGCGCATTCACGGATTTTTGCAGCGCTCTACTCATTGTAATTTGACCTTGATACACACCATTCAAATTCTCAGGTACATAGTTGCCATAAGCATATTTATGATCAGACAGTATACTATTTGGGCTATACTTCCCGCTCTCTAGCGCGGGTCCATAATCAATGATCGGCTTGAAGCTGGAGCCTGGCTGCCGCGCATCAATTGTAGCTCTGTTCAAGCTCCCCTCGTTTTGCTCACGCCCACCAATAAGTGCCACCACTTCACCTGTACGATGATCAATGATGGTCATAGCTGCTTCCACCTGTTGA
This Paenibacillus sp. FSL R5-0345 DNA region includes the following protein-coding sequences:
- a CDS encoding MFS transporter; translation: MKNQPSSAATPTNTKDKEQRNLQQATIYKILLAVSFVHLFNDSIQAVIPAIFPILKDNLLLSFAQIGWISFALNMTSSVIQPVIGYAADRKPRPILLPLGMCSTFLGVLLLAFANNYILVLFSVMLIGFGSATFHPEGMRVAHMAAGQRKGLSQSIFQVGGNAGQSLGPMLTKWIFIPFGQIGALGFTIVAAAGIVVQTYVARWYREMLDAGYTFHKKSTARAIDPARRKSIRTATIILVFLVFVRSWYGASIGSYYAFYLMDKYQMTLDKAQIYIFMYLAAGAIGTFFGGPLADRFGRRNLILLSMVGTVPFALALPFVNQMWAAILLLIGGFILLSSFSVTVIYAQMLYPGNIGTVSGLITGLAFGLGGIGSLVLGNLIDSIGISKVFIACGFLPLLGFLALLLPRDEKLEEWAAQ